A genomic segment from Candidatus Marinimicrobia bacterium CG08_land_8_20_14_0_20_45_22 encodes:
- a CDS encoding sodium:solute symporter, which produces MGEIGWVSVLPPLIAILLAIFSRQVFISLGVGIWIGWTILSGWNPLIGVAATLDSFVNVFKDADNTRIILFSAMVGSLIALTQRSGGVNGFVQYLFQKNLIKSRKGAQILAWTLGIVIFIESSIKILIVGTICRLLFDKLKISREKLSFFADSTSAPVCMLIPLNAWGAFVIGLLAAQGVSEPTKVLIQSLPLNFYSIFAVITVLVVALTGWNFGPMKKAEHRVFVEGKLLRDGAVPLVDESITEMKPIEGKPHRARNLIVPILVMSFSMPAMLVITGHGNLTHGSGSTAVFWSVVIAIGVAAVMYRLQGLMKTQEIMDMVLKGAGGMISLALLMLLAFSLGNTCKSLGTGLYMANLTSSFLSPHLVPAIVFFVSALVAFATGTSFGTFSLMIPLAIPLVNSLGINLPLTVAAVLSGGVFGDHCSPISDTTLVASMSAACDHIDHVNTQLPYAVLNASLAFIVYIVLGFIV; this is translated from the coding sequence ATGGGTGAGATTGGCTGGGTTTCCGTGCTACCGCCATTGATAGCGATTCTATTGGCGATTTTCTCGCGACAGGTTTTCATCTCGTTGGGAGTTGGAATTTGGATCGGCTGGACCATTCTTTCCGGTTGGAATCCGTTGATCGGCGTTGCCGCTACGTTGGACTCATTCGTCAATGTATTTAAAGACGCCGATAATACGCGTATCATTCTGTTCAGCGCGATGGTCGGAAGTCTGATTGCGCTCACTCAGCGATCTGGCGGAGTCAATGGATTCGTCCAGTATCTCTTTCAGAAAAATCTTATTAAGAGCCGAAAAGGCGCTCAGATTCTCGCGTGGACTCTGGGGATAGTGATATTCATCGAATCGAGCATCAAAATTCTCATTGTTGGCACGATTTGTCGTCTGCTGTTCGACAAATTAAAAATTTCGCGTGAGAAATTGTCATTCTTTGCGGATTCCACTTCCGCGCCGGTTTGTATGTTAATTCCGCTGAATGCGTGGGGAGCGTTTGTCATCGGCTTGTTGGCGGCGCAGGGTGTCTCCGAACCAACGAAGGTGCTTATTCAGTCGCTTCCGTTGAATTTCTACTCGATTTTCGCGGTGATTACAGTTTTGGTTGTTGCTTTGACTGGTTGGAATTTTGGGCCGATGAAGAAAGCCGAACACCGCGTTTTTGTGGAAGGCAAACTCCTCCGTGACGGCGCCGTTCCGCTGGTGGACGAGAGCATCACTGAGATGAAACCTATCGAGGGGAAGCCGCACCGGGCTAGAAATTTGATTGTTCCGATTTTAGTGATGAGCTTTTCCATGCCGGCGATGTTGGTGATTACCGGACATGGAAATCTGACGCACGGCTCCGGCTCGACAGCCGTGTTTTGGTCGGTCGTCATCGCCATCGGTGTTGCCGCCGTTATGTATCGATTGCAGGGGCTGATGAAGACACAGGAGATCATGGACATGGTTTTAAAAGGCGCAGGTGGAATGATCTCGCTGGCATTGCTCATGCTGTTGGCATTCTCGTTGGGCAATACCTGTAAAAGTCTTGGAACCGGTTTGTACATGGCGAACCTAACTTCGTCGTTCCTTTCGCCGCATTTAGTTCCGGCTATTGTGTTTTTCGTTTCGGCACTGGTTGCATTTGCAACGGGTACGAGTTTCGGGACATTTTCACTGATGATACCGCTTGCCATTCCATTGGTTAACTCGTTGGGAATCAATCTTCCGCTTACGGTCGCGGCGGTGTTAAGCGGAGGCGTTTTCGGCGATCATTGTTCGCCGATCTCAGATACGACGCTTGTCGCTTCCATGTCCGCCGCCTGCGATCACATCGATCATGTCAACACGCAGTTGCCCTATGCGGTTTTAAACGCTTCGCTGGCTTTTATCGTTTATATTGTTTTAGGATTCATCGTTTAA